In Clostridium sp. DL-VIII, the following proteins share a genomic window:
- a CDS encoding glycosyltransferase family 2 protein — translation MLSLCMIVKDEEENLKKCLSKLTTIVDEIIIVDTGSADNTKDIAKVFTDKIYDFKWCNDFSKARNFSVSKASNDWILVLDADEFVIDFDKKYIEEFIKSHLNEKRVGRINRINAIEDLNGNKKYREKINRLFNRKYFYYEGIIHEQIIALDSEDYETESLNVTVEHIGYTEEILNKTDKLKRNIDLLETAVKNDSEDPYLYFQLGKSYYMLKDYRNSALYFEKALTFQLNFKLEYVEDLIETYGYSLINAGRYSDAISIENCFEMYSKSADFHFLMGLIYMNNAMFEKAVNSFIQCTKFVNSKVEGLTTYAAYYNIGVIYEVLGFSEKAIGYYRKCGDYEPAKNRIK, via the coding sequence ATGCTGAGTTTATGTATGATAGTTAAAGATGAAGAAGAAAATTTAAAAAAATGTTTATCTAAATTAACAACAATTGTAGATGAAATAATAATAGTTGATACAGGCTCTGCTGATAATACAAAAGATATAGCAAAGGTCTTTACAGATAAGATTTATGACTTTAAATGGTGCAATGATTTTTCAAAAGCTCGAAATTTTTCGGTATCTAAAGCATCGAATGACTGGATTTTAGTTTTAGATGCAGATGAATTTGTTATTGATTTTGATAAAAAGTACATAGAAGAATTTATAAAAAGTCATCTAAATGAAAAGAGAGTTGGCAGGATTAATAGAATAAATGCAATTGAAGATCTCAATGGGAATAAGAAGTACAGAGAAAAAATTAATCGACTTTTTAATAGAAAGTATTTTTACTATGAAGGTATAATTCATGAGCAGATTATAGCTTTAGATAGTGAAGATTATGAAACCGAGAGTTTAAATGTAACAGTGGAACATATTGGATATACGGAAGAGATTTTAAATAAAACTGATAAATTAAAAAGAAATATTGATTTGTTAGAAACTGCGGTAAAAAATGATTCGGAGGATCCATACCTGTACTTTCAGTTGGGTAAGTCTTATTATATGCTTAAGGATTACAGAAATTCAGCTTTGTATTTTGAAAAGGCTTTAACTTTTCAGTTGAATTTTAAGCTAGAGTATGTTGAAGATTTAATTGAAACATACGGCTATTCATTAATTAACGCTGGTAGATATTCGGATGCCATCAGTATAGAAAATTGTTTTGAAATGTATTCGAAATCAGCCGATTTCCATTTTCTTATGGGATTAATATATATGAATAATGCTATGTTCGAAAAGGCAGTAAATAGTTTTATTCAGTGTACTAAATTTGTAAATAGTAAAGTTGAGGGGTTAACAACTTATGCTGCTTATTATAATATAGGAGTTATATACGAGGTTCTTGGCTTTTCTGAAAAAGCTATAGGGTATTATAGAAAATGCGGAGATTATGAGCCGGCAAAAAATAGAATAAAATAG
- a CDS encoding YjfB family protein: MDIALMSVLMNQSAVQNAASISVVKLAMNSSTEMATTQISDIMNNNMAIDTSKGTNIDVRA, translated from the coding sequence ATGGATATAGCTTTAATGTCAGTGCTTATGAATCAATCAGCTGTTCAAAATGCAGCCTCTATATCAGTTGTGAAACTTGCTATGAATAGCAGCACTGAAATGGCAACAACTCAAATTTCAGATATCATGAATAATAATATGGCTATTGATACAAGCAAGGGTACTAATATAGATGTAAGAGCTTAA
- the flgC gene encoding flagellar basal body rod protein FlgC: MNAFSSMQISATGLSAERLRMDTISSNMANASTTRSADGSGPYVRKVAVFQEALDANKDMAGVKAVKIEKDPSPLRKVYDPTHPDADAEGYVTMPNVNVLNEMADMMVATRSYEANVDTLNALKGMFSKALEIGK; the protein is encoded by the coding sequence ATGAATGCATTTAGTTCTATGCAAATAAGTGCAACAGGTCTTTCGGCAGAAAGATTAAGGATGGATACTATATCATCTAATATGGCAAATGCAAGTACCACAAGAAGTGCTGACGGTTCAGGCCCATATGTGAGGAAAGTAGCTGTATTTCAAGAAGCTCTTGATGCGAATAAGGATATGGCAGGGGTTAAGGCTGTGAAAATAGAAAAAGATCCATCACCACTAAGAAAGGTGTATGATCCAACTCATCCAGATGCGGATGCAGAAGGATACGTTACTATGCCAAACGTAAATGTATTAAATGAAATGGCAGATATGATGGTGGCAACAAGATCTTATGAGGCAAATGTAGATACGCTTAATGCGTTAAAAGGTATGTTTTCAAAAGCATTAGAAATTGGGAAATAG
- the flgB gene encoding flagellar basal body rod protein FlgB, with product MAVQFMGNDDTYNLIKLGINASNVRAKAIANNMANVNTKNYKRFNVVFEENLNKDNSSSLELKKTRKEHISNGDESQDGISIERDTSTSMRNDGNNVDLDVEKVNQAANTLKYNALITDINNKFNNLKTVIK from the coding sequence ATGGCAGTGCAGTTCATGGGTAATGATGATACATACAATTTAATTAAATTAGGAATTAATGCATCCAATGTTAGAGCCAAAGCAATTGCTAACAATATGGCGAATGTTAATACTAAGAATTACAAAAGATTCAATGTTGTATTTGAAGAAAATTTAAATAAAGATAATTCTTCAAGTTTAGAATTGAAGAAAACTAGAAAAGAACATATTTCTAATGGCGATGAGTCTCAAGATGGTATTTCAATTGAAAGAGATACTAGTACTAGCATGAGAAATGATGGGAATAATGTCGATTTAGATGTTGAAAAAGTTAATCAGGCAGCTAATACTTTAAAGTATAATGCTTTGATTACTGATATAAATAATAAATTTAATAATTTAAAAACTGTTATTAAGTAA
- the fliE gene encoding flagellar hook-basal body complex protein FliE, which produces MRIEDKFAQNEILFNSKFDSISNNKNKVKDEESVSFGDVLAKTLNDTNDKMMQADSTATKFVKGEDVDVDDVMIKNQEASLSLQFLTQTRDKLLDGYNQLSRLQL; this is translated from the coding sequence ATGAGAATAGAGGATAAATTTGCACAAAATGAAATTTTGTTTAACAGCAAATTTGATAGTATTAGTAATAATAAAAATAAAGTCAAAGACGAAGAATCTGTTAGTTTTGGAGATGTTTTGGCAAAGACTCTAAATGACACTAATGATAAAATGATGCAAGCTGATTCAACTGCAACTAAATTTGTTAAGGGTGAAGATGTTGATGTTGATGATGTAATGATTAAGAATCAAGAAGCGAGTTTGAGTCTGCAATTTCTAACTCAGACAAGAGATAAATTATTAGACGGTTATAATCAATTGTCAAGGTTACAATTGTAG
- a CDS encoding flagellin has product MRLSHNMFSLSIYQAYKSRLSENAKALNNVSTGSKLNSAKDNPDKIGRNETLKIQVLTNDAASKNIQDANSMIQTFDGSLQQINDSLSRMKELAVSAGAGSLSDDDKKIIQNEIDSIKADINDIANNTEFNGVKLNSTSTSPLNENPTKLVKTEIGNMEGESVEIPFFDVSSSNLGISGLDINDVGGSIKAVDNATQMVSRIRSKYGALQSNLEGTVDYLSSKDIVIQKAQSTIGDADIAEEIMNYSKSQILIQSSIGLIAQSNKFPQDALNILGNAR; this is encoded by the coding sequence GTGAGATTATCTCATAATATGTTTTCTCTAAGCATATATCAAGCTTACAAAAGTAGACTAAGTGAGAATGCTAAGGCTTTAAATAATGTGAGTACTGGAAGTAAGTTGAATTCTGCTAAAGATAACCCTGATAAAATAGGAAGAAATGAAACTTTGAAAATACAAGTATTAACTAATGATGCAGCTAGTAAAAATATTCAAGATGCAAATTCTATGATTCAAACTTTTGATGGCTCACTTCAGCAAATTAACGATAGCTTAAGCCGAATGAAAGAATTAGCTGTTAGCGCAGGTGCTGGAAGCTTATCAGATGACGATAAAAAAATTATTCAAAATGAGATTGATAGTATTAAAGCGGACATAAATGACATAGCAAATAATACGGAATTTAATGGAGTAAAATTAAATTCAACTAGTACATCACCATTAAATGAAAACCCTACAAAATTGGTAAAGACTGAGATTGGAAATATGGAAGGTGAGAGTGTAGAAATTCCATTTTTTGATGTGAGCTCATCTAATTTGGGAATTAGCGGTTTAGATATAAATGATGTTGGTGGTTCTATTAAAGCCGTAGATAATGCAACACAAATGGTAAGTAGAATAAGAAGCAAATATGGAGCATTACAGAGTAATTTAGAAGGAACAGTGGATTATTTAAGCAGTAAGGATATTGTTATTCAAAAAGCTCAAAGTACAATTGGAGATGCAGATATTGCTGAAGAAATAATGAATTATTCAAAAAGTCAAATATTAATTCAATCATCAATTGGATTAATAGCTCAAAGCAATAAATTCCCTCAAGATGCTTTGAATATATTAGGAAATGCCAGATAG